In one window of Deinococcus sonorensis KR-87 DNA:
- a CDS encoding winged helix-turn-helix domain-containing protein: MSPSDPPAVLESLPISDPGAARLLRQNHAFLSLFVHPKSPSEIAKRAGMAPNLAHHHARKLAEAGLLREVNREGGRVFFQVTAQAYRVPWSIMPPTDETGGTFAELNKLNITFRRAYERSVFRLNSNEEWTVGFTEFAEAHPPVPTTAALPMETHPTHFDALTLNLTAERYRTLVLDIMALMTAAVDDLQDGGQPCTIALLAYQGTLDEQNESTGRLARQTSSFLGWD; this comes from the coding sequence ATGAGTCCTTCAGATCCGCCTGCAGTCCTGGAGTCGCTGCCCATCAGTGATCCTGGCGCCGCTCGCCTGCTGCGCCAGAACCATGCGTTTCTGAGCCTGTTTGTGCACCCAAAGTCCCCCAGTGAGATTGCCAAGCGGGCGGGCATGGCCCCAAACCTCGCTCACCACCACGCTCGGAAATTAGCGGAGGCTGGACTGCTGCGTGAGGTGAACCGCGAGGGAGGACGGGTGTTCTTTCAAGTCACGGCACAGGCATACCGCGTGCCCTGGAGCATCATGCCCCCGACGGACGAGACGGGCGGGACCTTCGCCGAGCTGAACAAGCTCAACATCACCTTCCGTCGTGCGTACGAGCGGTCGGTCTTCCGTCTGAACAGCAACGAGGAGTGGACCGTGGGGTTTACCGAATTCGCTGAAGCCCACCCGCCTGTACCAACCACAGCCGCGCTGCCCATGGAAACGCATCCCACGCACTTCGATGCGCTCACGTTGAATCTGACTGCCGAGCGCTACCGGACGTTGGTTCTGGACATCATGGCGTTGATGACCGCGGCTGTCGACGACCTCCAGGACGGTGGTCAGCCGTGTACCATCGCGCTGCTGGCGTATCAGGGAACCCTGGACGAACAGAATGAATCTACGGGCCGGCTCGCCCGCCAGACCAGCTCATTCCTTGGCTGGGACTGA
- a CDS encoding NADAR family protein — protein MFRDGDELFHTAEQYIMYRKAVLFGDLVTAQRVLAARTPGECKRLGRVVRPYDDAVWCAVRLNVAVDACRLKFSQHKKCRAALLATGERLLVEASPSDRVWGIGIAEQDALAYRHQWDQNLLGQALMQVRATLRQETNG, from the coding sequence GTGTTCCGGGATGGCGACGAGCTGTTCCATACGGCGGAGCAGTACATCATGTACCGCAAGGCGGTGCTGTTCGGGGACCTGGTGACGGCGCAGCGGGTCCTCGCGGCCCGCACCCCCGGCGAATGCAAGCGGCTCGGGCGGGTGGTGCGGCCGTACGATGACGCGGTCTGGTGCGCCGTTCGGCTGAACGTCGCGGTGGATGCGTGCCGACTGAAGTTCAGCCAGCACAAGAAGTGCCGCGCGGCGCTGCTGGCCACCGGGGAGCGGCTGCTGGTGGAAGCGTCGCCCAGCGACCGGGTGTGGGGCATCGGCATTGCGGAGCAGGACGCCCTGGCGTACCGACATCAATGGGATCAGAATCTGCTCGGACAGGCGTTGATGCAGGTGCGGGCAACGCTGCGGCAGGAGACGAATGGCTGA
- a CDS encoding Ig-like domain-containing protein → MHGLVRTTVVASVLMALLDACSTTPTAPPTPAIVSGASSSQLKIGTPVQFTATGSDGVALSPTAVSWSSSDPAVASVDANGRVTAHRLGTVTISATAGGQTKASPLQTIYGMEFAVGTFNRSAIGLPNVFAHFVKVRLPDGSAPPTGSGLDITGPAGWNGGAPDPALTINTGTAKYAIGLNTNPPTAGTYLGTTTIQGQTYTADASLNASSLLPPVSQVTVTNVSASSVNVSWNAAAGALSYTPILFDCGTAPNPTAADCSTVVQRAPATQGTSTTLAGLNFAAGHTYAMTVRAANVDFTQADPTTPTQINLSVNGTFFKLVTP, encoded by the coding sequence ATGCACGGACTTGTTCGTACGACGGTTGTCGCCTCGGTCCTGATGGCTCTGCTCGATGCCTGCTCGACAACTCCTACCGCACCGCCGACACCAGCCATCGTGAGCGGCGCGAGCTCGAGTCAACTGAAGATCGGGACGCCCGTTCAATTTACGGCCACCGGGTCGGATGGCGTGGCCTTAAGCCCCACGGCCGTGTCTTGGTCCTCCAGCGATCCAGCTGTGGCGTCGGTCGATGCCAATGGTCGTGTAACGGCGCATCGCTTGGGCACGGTCACGATCAGTGCCACGGCTGGAGGGCAGACCAAGGCCAGTCCGCTCCAGACCATCTATGGCATGGAGTTCGCCGTCGGCACCTTCAATAGGTCAGCGATCGGCCTGCCGAACGTCTTTGCGCACTTCGTGAAAGTGCGCCTTCCCGACGGAAGTGCGCCTCCGACTGGGTCAGGTCTGGATATCACGGGACCCGCCGGGTGGAATGGAGGTGCGCCGGATCCTGCACTGACCATCAATACAGGCACAGCGAAATACGCCATTGGACTGAATACCAACCCACCGACAGCGGGGACTTACCTTGGCACCACGACCATCCAAGGACAGACATACACGGCCGATGCCAGCCTGAATGCTTCTTCACTGCTCCCTCCCGTTTCGCAAGTAACTGTCACCAACGTCTCGGCCTCCAGCGTCAATGTTTCTTGGAATGCAGCGGCAGGGGCCCTTTCCTATACGCCGATCTTGTTCGACTGCGGCACTGCTCCCAACCCGACCGCCGCAGACTGCAGCACCGTGGTGCAACGGGCACCGGCAACTCAGGGAACGTCTACGACGCTGGCGGGACTCAATTTTGCGGCAGGACATACTTACGCGATGACCGTCCGTGCGGCCAACGTTGACTTTACCCAAGCGGACCCGACGACACCTACCCAAATCAACCTGTCCGTTAACGGCACGTTCTTCAAGCTCGTAACGCCATAG
- a CDS encoding IS5 family transposase encodes MTSLGYASNLTDQEWALLEPLLPGPSSTGRKRIHSQRVLIDAMLYVLKTECAWRLLPLNFPKWTTVYAQYRTWRVRGGLKHVHDVLRERLRVAVGRTAQTTAGIIDSQSAKTTEAGGPRGFDGAKKANGRKRDILVDTLGLLLTMVVHPANIQDRDGGKFVLAVFAQQVCQEGVVDGLREGDAYMGSLQCPVLAFARTGHCSSLYGVTSLKNVPLTDRLIWVGVVGSAWVKSTLAARTVIA; translated from the coding sequence ATGACCAGTCTCGGGTACGCGTCGAATCTGACGGATCAGGAATGGGCGCTGCTTGAACCGTTGCTTCCCGGACCGAGTTCGACTGGCCGAAAGCGGATTCATTCTCAGCGGGTGCTGATTGACGCGATGCTGTATGTCCTGAAGACAGAGTGCGCCTGGCGGCTTCTCCCCTTGAACTTCCCGAAATGGACCACCGTGTACGCCCAATACCGCACGTGGCGCGTCCGGGGCGGACTGAAGCACGTCCATGACGTGCTCCGTGAACGCCTGCGAGTGGCTGTGGGGCGAACGGCGCAAACCACGGCCGGTATCATTGACAGTCAAAGCGCTAAGACCACCGAAGCAGGTGGACCTCGGGGATTCGACGGGGCAAAAAAGGCCAATGGACGCAAGCGGGACATCCTGGTCGACACGCTGGGCTTGCTGCTGACCATGGTGGTGCATCCAGCGAACATCCAGGACCGAGACGGCGGAAAGTTCGTCCTGGCCGTCTTCGCGCAGCAGGTGTGCCAGGAGGGCGTCGTTGATGGCCTCCGCGAAGGCGACGCTTACATGGGTTCGCTGCAGTGCCCTGTCCTTGCTTTCGCAAGGACAGGGCACTGCTCATCTCTCTATGGCGTTACGAGCTTGAAGAACGTGCCGTTAACGGACAGGTTGATTTGGGTAGGTGTCGTCGGGTCCGCTTGGGTAAAGTCAACGTTGGCCGCACGGACGGTCATCGCGTAA
- a CDS encoding flavin-containing monooxygenase, translating into MRKRSVVLIAGVATLSVLWVKARRARPAAPPGPLADANDPQPLDVLIIGAGLSGIGAARHLLAKAPGKQFELLEARQAIGGTWDLFRYPGVRSDSDVYTLGYSFKPWRGRTAIADGPDIRQYIQDAADEAGVTRRIRFGHQVKTASWSSAANLWTVTSEVQDAEGRMHTVTRQAKFLFLCSGYYSYQEGYRPDFPNEQAFQGQIVHPQRWPEDLNYAGKRVVVIGSGATAVTLVPALAEQAAHVTMLQRSPSYVAVRPLVDDLAMKLQSWAPATVAHTVTRWKNILTSIFYYQVARRRPELFKQGLLQAAQQHLGDRFNAADFSPTYKPWDQRVCAVPDGDLFRAIRDGRASVVTETIQAFTPHGLRLSSGQDLPADIVVTATGLKLNVLGDIRFQVDGQPLEVPRTMVYKGMMLSGVPNFAYAFGYTNSSWTLKAELTADYVCRLLNHMDRRGYTAVVPVADPSVEERPLLDFTSGYVTRSMAALPKQGSKQPWQVYQNYLLDKYTLQVAPMDDGTLKFTAARPQPSRTAAAGG; encoded by the coding sequence ATGAGGAAACGAAGCGTTGTGCTGATCGCTGGGGTGGCCACCCTGAGCGTCCTGTGGGTGAAGGCCCGCCGCGCCCGCCCGGCCGCGCCCCCCGGACCGCTGGCCGACGCGAACGACCCGCAGCCGCTCGATGTGCTGATCATCGGTGCGGGCCTGTCGGGCATCGGCGCGGCGCGGCACCTGCTCGCCAAGGCGCCCGGCAAACAGTTCGAGCTGCTGGAAGCGCGTCAGGCGATCGGCGGCACCTGGGACCTGTTCCGCTACCCCGGCGTGCGTTCGGACTCGGACGTGTACACGCTCGGGTACAGCTTCAAGCCGTGGCGGGGCCGCACCGCCATCGCGGACGGACCGGACATCCGCCAGTACATCCAGGACGCGGCCGACGAAGCGGGCGTCACCCGGCGCATCCGGTTCGGCCATCAGGTGAAGACGGCCTCGTGGTCCTCCGCCGCGAACCTGTGGACCGTGACGAGCGAGGTCCAGGACGCTGAAGGCCGGATGCACACCGTCACCCGCCAGGCGAAGTTCCTGTTCCTGTGCAGCGGGTACTACAGCTACCAGGAGGGGTATCGCCCGGACTTCCCGAATGAGCAGGCCTTCCAGGGGCAGATCGTGCACCCGCAGCGCTGGCCCGAGGACCTGAACTACGCCGGCAAGCGGGTGGTGGTGATCGGCAGCGGCGCCACGGCCGTGACGCTCGTCCCGGCGCTGGCCGAGCAGGCCGCGCACGTCACCATGCTGCAACGCTCCCCGTCGTACGTGGCCGTGCGGCCCCTGGTGGACGACCTGGCCATGAAGCTCCAGTCGTGGGCGCCGGCCACGGTCGCCCACACCGTCACGCGCTGGAAGAACATCCTGACCAGCATCTTCTACTACCAGGTGGCGCGCCGGCGACCGGAACTGTTCAAGCAGGGCCTGCTCCAGGCCGCCCAGCAGCACCTGGGGGACCGCTTCAACGCCGCGGATTTCTCGCCCACGTACAAGCCCTGGGACCAGCGCGTGTGCGCCGTGCCGGACGGTGACCTGTTCCGCGCCATTCGCGACGGGCGGGCGTCGGTGGTCACCGAAACCATCCAGGCGTTCACGCCGCACGGCCTCCGCCTGTCCAGCGGGCAGGACCTCCCGGCGGACATCGTCGTGACGGCCACGGGCCTGAAGCTGAACGTGCTGGGCGACATCCGCTTTCAGGTGGACGGTCAGCCGCTGGAGGTCCCGCGCACGATGGTGTACAAGGGCATGATGCTCAGCGGCGTGCCGAACTTCGCGTACGCGTTCGGGTACACCAACTCGTCGTGGACCCTCAAGGCCGAGCTCACGGCGGATTACGTCTGCCGGCTGCTCAACCACATGGACCGGCGCGGGTACACGGCCGTGGTGCCGGTCGCGGACCCCTCGGTCGAGGAGCGGCCCCTGCTGGACTTCACGTCCGGGTACGTGACCCGCAGCATGGCCGCCCTGCCGAAGCAGGGCTCGAAGCAGCCCTGGCAGGTGTACCAGAACTACCTGCTGGACAAGTACACCCTCCAGGTCGCCCCCATGGATGACGGGACGCTGAAGTTCACGGCCGCGAGACCTCAGCCCTCCAGAACAGCGGCAGCCGGAGGCTGA
- a CDS encoding SDR family NAD(P)-dependent oxidoreductase — MTDFPFSGAVAVLTGAASGIGRALATDLARRGSHLALIDRDADGLDQLAGQLSARHPQLRVTTHHVDLAQTAAIPQLAEDVLKRHRRVTLLINNAGVALGGTFDEVTLEEFDWVQSINFRAVVALCKAFLPALKAELQPHIVNVSSVYGIAAPAGQAAYSASKFAVRGFSEVLRHELAPHGIGVTVVHPGGVRTNIANRARVGSGVRASAQEAEAQRQAMNRVLRLDPARAAQIILTGVERRSPRVLVGTDARVIDLLVRVRPATYWAVLRALMLRGAAT; from the coding sequence ATGACAGACTTTCCCTTCAGCGGCGCCGTGGCCGTGCTGACCGGCGCCGCCAGCGGCATCGGGCGGGCCCTGGCGACCGACCTGGCCCGCCGCGGCAGCCACCTGGCCCTCATCGACCGCGACGCGGACGGCCTGGATCAGCTCGCTGGCCAGCTGAGCGCCCGGCATCCGCAGCTGCGCGTCACCACGCACCACGTTGACCTCGCTCAGACCGCGGCCATCCCGCAGCTCGCCGAGGACGTCCTGAAGCGGCACCGGCGGGTGACGCTGCTCATCAACAACGCGGGCGTGGCGCTCGGCGGCACCTTCGACGAGGTGACCCTCGAGGAATTCGACTGGGTGCAGAGCATCAACTTCCGCGCCGTGGTGGCGCTGTGTAAAGCCTTCCTGCCGGCCCTGAAAGCGGAACTGCAGCCGCACATCGTGAACGTCTCCAGCGTGTACGGCATCGCGGCCCCCGCGGGTCAAGCGGCGTACAGCGCCAGCAAGTTCGCGGTGCGCGGCTTCAGCGAGGTGCTGCGGCACGAACTCGCGCCGCACGGCATCGGCGTGACGGTCGTCCACCCGGGCGGGGTCCGCACGAACATCGCCAACCGCGCCCGCGTGGGCAGCGGCGTCCGGGCCAGCGCGCAGGAGGCCGAAGCGCAGCGCCAGGCCATGAACCGCGTGCTGCGCCTCGACCCCGCACGCGCCGCCCAGATCATCCTGACCGGCGTGGAACGGCGCTCACCGCGCGTGCTGGTCGGGACCGACGCCCGGGTGATCGACCTGCTGGTCCGGGTGCGACCGGCCACGTACTGGGCCGTGCTGCGCGCCCTGATGCTCCGGGGGGCAGCGACATGA
- a CDS encoding alpha/beta fold hydrolase has protein sequence MRQPEYLQVGAVRTRHIIQGEGPPVVLLHGIGRSLDDWTATLPALSNGYRVHALDMIGFGLTDKPDVEYSLAGLARFVRHYLQAVGEPRPVILIGNSLGGAVAQQFAVMYPDHSRRLVLVNSAGFGRDVTLALRLLAVPGVGERLMAPSPRASARAVESLFHDPRFATPERRAHAHLLATQPNRATSFLRVARVLGGWRGVHPAWRDTLTRTLAGQRLPTLIVWGAQDRILSARHLQHARAVYPHAQTHLFAQTGHLPQIERAEAFNALTLRFLGDAT, from the coding sequence ATGAGGCAACCGGAGTATCTGCAGGTCGGCGCCGTGCGCACCCGGCACATCATTCAGGGCGAGGGACCGCCCGTCGTGCTGCTCCACGGCATCGGGCGGAGCCTGGACGACTGGACGGCCACCCTCCCCGCGCTGTCCAATGGGTACCGGGTGCATGCCCTGGACATGATCGGGTTCGGTCTGACCGACAAGCCCGACGTGGAGTACTCGCTGGCCGGGCTGGCACGGTTCGTGCGCCACTACCTGCAGGCGGTGGGCGAACCGCGGCCGGTCATCCTGATCGGCAATTCCCTGGGCGGCGCCGTGGCGCAGCAGTTCGCGGTGATGTACCCGGACCACAGCCGCCGGCTGGTGCTGGTGAACAGCGCCGGCTTCGGCCGGGACGTCACGCTGGCCCTGCGGCTGCTGGCCGTGCCCGGCGTGGGGGAGCGGCTGATGGCGCCCAGCCCGCGCGCCAGCGCCCGGGCCGTCGAGAGCCTCTTCCACGACCCGCGGTTCGCCACGCCCGAACGCCGGGCGCACGCGCACCTGCTGGCCACCCAGCCGAACCGGGCGACCTCGTTCCTCCGCGTGGCCCGCGTCCTGGGCGGCTGGCGCGGCGTCCACCCCGCCTGGCGCGACACCCTGACCCGCACCCTCGCCGGGCAGCGCCTCCCGACCCTCATCGTCTGGGGCGCGCAGGACCGCATCCTGTCCGCCCGGCACCTGCAGCACGCCCGCGCCGTCTACCCGCATGCGCAGACGCACCTGTTCGCGCAGACCGGGCACCTGCCGCAGATCGAACGGGCCGAAGCCTTCAACGCCCTCACCCTCAGGTTTCTGGGAGACGCGACATGA
- a CDS encoding TetR/AcrR family transcriptional regulator produces MNKAARGRHTHGNPEEQLAFLTRKRPQQARSRRMVERLLAAAAEVFVREGFTAATTNRIAEAAGVSVGSLYQFFPNKHALLAELQGIWTARLGAELDAALTSPHRPVIDLIDDVLGVHARLQRESAGLLGFLLTTRLESTSRTVRQAILERLEQMATLRRADLDAGQVHLMALMTLHIADALYTVPPGQAGDPLLRQQVRQALLGYLTLTLAAPPAGP; encoded by the coding sequence ATGAACAAAGCCGCGCGGGGGCGGCACACGCACGGGAATCCGGAGGAACAGCTCGCATTTTTGACCCGCAAGCGACCGCAGCAGGCGCGCAGCCGCCGGATGGTCGAGCGCCTGCTCGCGGCCGCCGCTGAGGTCTTTGTGCGGGAGGGCTTCACGGCGGCCACCACCAACCGCATCGCGGAGGCGGCTGGGGTCTCGGTCGGCTCGCTCTACCAGTTCTTTCCGAACAAGCACGCCCTGCTGGCTGAACTGCAGGGCATCTGGACCGCCCGGCTGGGGGCGGAGCTGGACGCCGCGCTGACGTCCCCACACCGGCCCGTGATTGACCTGATCGATGACGTGCTGGGCGTGCACGCCCGCCTCCAGCGTGAGTCGGCAGGGCTGCTGGGCTTCCTGCTCACCACCCGCCTGGAGTCCACGTCGAGGACGGTGCGTCAGGCGATCCTGGAACGGCTGGAGCAGATGGCCACCCTGCGCCGGGCGGACCTGGATGCAGGGCAGGTGCACCTGATGGCCCTGATGACCCTCCACATCGCCGACGCGCTGTACACCGTTCCTCCTGGACAGGCCGGCGATCCCCTGCTGCGTCAGCAGGTGCGTCAAGCGCTGCTCGGCTACCTCACCCTCACGCTGGCCGCGCCGCCGGCAGGGCCATGA
- a CDS encoding TetR/AcrR family transcriptional regulator, with amino-acid sequence MTTESPRARAKRTQILTAARTLFLQHGYARTSTDAITEAAGVSKQTLYAYYRGKAQLLSATIAQELDGLDLHGRFQPTPTTHDDLRARLLDFAHAVTGHLLQPDALALLRLLLGEAIHVPELRGALREAFPARLLGVGAHLLQDAHARGLIHAPDPALSARMFVGPVMSYVVLDGLFSPTAPHPPTDATLARLVDLFLLTVHEGAKR; translated from the coding sequence ATGACCACCGAGAGTCCCCGCGCCCGCGCCAAACGCACCCAGATCCTCACGGCGGCCCGCACGCTGTTCCTGCAGCACGGTTACGCCCGCACCAGCACCGACGCCATCACCGAGGCGGCCGGGGTCAGCAAACAGACCCTCTACGCCTACTACCGCGGCAAGGCCCAGCTGCTGTCCGCCACCATCGCCCAGGAACTCGACGGCCTCGACCTCCACGGGCGCTTCCAGCCCACCCCCACCACCCACGACGACCTCCGCGCCCGCCTCCTGGACTTCGCGCACGCCGTCACCGGCCACCTCCTGCAACCGGACGCCCTCGCCCTGCTGCGGCTCCTGCTCGGCGAGGCGATTCACGTGCCGGAGCTCCGCGGCGCCCTCCGCGAGGCGTTCCCGGCCCGCCTGCTCGGCGTCGGCGCTCACCTGCTCCAGGACGCCCACGCCCGCGGCCTGATCCACGCCCCCGACCCGGCCCTCAGCGCCCGCATGTTCGTCGGCCCGGTCATGAGCTACGTCGTCCTCGACGGCCTCTTCAGCCCCACCGCCCCCCACCCTCCCACCGACGCGACCCTCGCGCGGCTCGTGGACCTGTTTCTCCTCACCGTCCACGAAGGAGCGAAGCGATGA
- a CDS encoding FAD-dependent monooxygenase, translating into MTRTTDVLISGAGPTGLFLALWLTRLGVQVRIADPKPGPVQETRAIAVQARTLEFYDQLGLGDDAMARGRHFDRLNLFVRGQLRGAVRLHGVGRGLTPHPYLYILTQDQNEALLAQHLARLGVTVDWNTEVTTFTQDRGGVTATLEHGGQRETVHARYAAGCDGARSAVRHALGIPLSGGTYAQRFYVADLTLSGQVREGDVNLSLDDDHFLAFFPMPEPHRHRVVGQLSRDAPQDATFEAVRGELEANGLARVERLHWFSTYRVHHRVADRFRAGRAFLLGDAAHVHTPVGGQGMNTGLGDAANLAWKLAQAIHGGAAEALLDTYEPERRPFAVSLVNTTDRVFSGIVQNGPAARFVRLTVLPSVLPLLTRAEVVRRLLFLTVSQTRLHYPASPLSQGAVGRVRGGQRLPWVPQADGRSNFDRLRSLSWQVHTYGPPAPDVLSWCAQQALPLHVFPTTSASRRAGLDPLGIYLMRPDGYVGLALPTFDRAALDRYVARWVHVPPPAPAARHARPS; encoded by the coding sequence ATGACCCGCACCACGGACGTCCTGATCTCCGGCGCCGGCCCCACCGGCCTGTTCCTCGCCCTGTGGCTCACCCGGCTCGGCGTGCAGGTCCGCATCGCCGACCCCAAACCCGGCCCCGTCCAGGAGACGCGCGCCATCGCCGTGCAGGCCCGCACGCTGGAGTTCTACGATCAGCTCGGCCTGGGGGACGACGCGATGGCGCGCGGCCGGCACTTCGACCGCCTCAACCTCTTCGTGCGCGGCCAGCTGCGCGGCGCGGTCCGGCTGCACGGCGTCGGCCGCGGCCTGACCCCCCACCCGTACCTCTACATCCTCACGCAGGACCAGAACGAGGCGCTGCTCGCGCAGCACCTGGCCCGGCTGGGCGTCACGGTCGACTGGAACACCGAGGTCACCACCTTCACCCAGGACCGCGGCGGCGTGACCGCCACGCTGGAACACGGCGGCCAGCGTGAGACGGTGCACGCCCGCTACGCCGCCGGGTGCGACGGCGCCCGCAGCGCCGTGCGTCACGCGCTCGGCATCCCGCTCAGCGGCGGCACCTACGCGCAGCGGTTCTACGTCGCGGACCTCACCCTCAGCGGACAGGTTCGCGAGGGCGACGTGAACCTCAGCCTCGACGACGACCACTTCCTCGCCTTCTTCCCGATGCCCGAACCGCACCGGCACCGCGTCGTCGGTCAGCTCAGCCGGGACGCCCCGCAGGACGCCACCTTCGAGGCGGTGCGCGGTGAACTCGAAGCGAACGGCCTCGCCCGGGTGGAACGGCTGCACTGGTTCAGCACGTACCGGGTGCATCACCGCGTCGCGGACCGGTTCCGGGCGGGCCGCGCCTTCCTCCTCGGGGACGCCGCGCACGTGCACACCCCGGTGGGGGGGCAGGGCATGAACACGGGCCTCGGGGACGCCGCCAACCTCGCGTGGAAGCTCGCGCAGGCGATTCACGGCGGCGCCGCGGAGGCGCTGCTCGACACCTACGAGCCGGAACGTCGCCCCTTCGCCGTCTCGCTGGTGAACACCACCGACCGCGTCTTCAGTGGCATCGTCCAGAACGGTCCCGCCGCGCGCTTCGTGCGGCTCACCGTCCTCCCGAGCGTGCTGCCCCTGCTGACGCGCGCCGAGGTCGTGCGGCGCTTGCTGTTCCTCACCGTCTCACAGACGCGGCTGCACTATCCGGCGAGCCCGCTGAGCCAGGGCGCGGTGGGCCGCGTCCGGGGCGGCCAGCGGCTCCCCTGGGTTCCACAGGCCGACGGACGCAGCAACTTCGACCGGCTCCGCTCGCTGTCGTGGCAGGTGCACACCTACGGCCCGCCCGCCCCGGACGTGCTCAGCTGGTGCGCCCAGCAGGCCCTGCCGCTGCACGTGTTCCCCACCACCAGCGCGTCACGCCGCGCTGGCCTGGACCCCCTCGGGATCTACCTCATGCGGCCCGACGGGTACGTCGGCCTGGCCCTCCCCACCTTCGACCGCGCCGCGCTCGACCGGTACGTCGCCCGCTGGGTCCACGTCCCACCCCCTGCCCCTGCCGCGCGCCACGCCCGTCCCAGCTGA